A single genomic interval of Amycolatopsis albispora harbors:
- a CDS encoding M20 family metallopeptidase, with protein MIPQNLRRAAENHVDSGAFRAHLAELVGYPTESTTERGNVALRAYLDHVLTPLLTDLGCTVTEHPNPDPAGGPFLLGTRAESPDLPTVLCYGHADVVDGHSGQWSDGRDPWTLTVDGERWYGRGTADNKGQHLVNLTALRLLLTETGSLGFNLKFLFETGEEIGSPGIAEFAAAHRELLRADVLIASDGPRLDAATPTLFLGSRGGLNFELDADLRPDSYHSGNWGGVLRNPATTLAGAIGTLVDGHGRIQIPGLLPPEIPDAVRAALAGITVANSPGDPAPDAGWGAQDLTAAERLYGWNTLEVLAIGAADIDHPVNAIPGRARAALQLRYVSGTDVSDARRVLTEHLAAHGYPMVEVRITGDFPASRTEIDAPWPRWAAGVLEEVTGGPVAVLPNIGGSLPNFVFTEILGIPALWVPHSYPGCLQHAPDEHLLAPIAREGLVLATALFHAVGRAPR; from the coding sequence GTGATCCCGCAGAACCTGCGCCGTGCAGCCGAAAACCACGTGGACTCCGGCGCGTTCCGCGCGCACCTCGCCGAGCTCGTCGGCTATCCGACGGAGAGCACCACCGAACGCGGCAACGTTGCGCTCAGGGCATACCTCGACCACGTGCTCACGCCGCTGCTCACCGACCTCGGCTGCACGGTGACCGAGCACCCCAACCCGGATCCGGCGGGCGGCCCGTTCCTGCTCGGCACGCGTGCCGAGTCGCCGGACCTGCCGACCGTGCTGTGCTACGGCCACGCCGACGTGGTCGATGGCCACAGTGGACAGTGGAGCGACGGCCGCGACCCGTGGACGCTGACCGTGGACGGCGAGCGCTGGTACGGCCGCGGTACCGCCGACAACAAGGGGCAGCACCTGGTCAACCTCACCGCGTTGCGCCTGCTGCTGACCGAAACCGGCTCGCTGGGGTTCAACCTGAAGTTCCTGTTCGAGACCGGCGAGGAGATCGGTTCGCCGGGGATCGCCGAGTTCGCCGCGGCGCACCGCGAACTGCTGCGGGCCGACGTGCTCATCGCCTCCGACGGCCCGCGCCTGGACGCCGCCACGCCGACGCTGTTCCTCGGCTCGCGAGGCGGCCTGAACTTCGAACTCGACGCCGATCTGCGGCCCGATTCGTACCACTCCGGCAACTGGGGCGGTGTGCTGCGCAATCCCGCCACCACGCTGGCCGGGGCGATCGGCACCCTCGTCGACGGGCACGGGCGCATCCAGATCCCCGGCCTGCTGCCGCCGGAAATCCCGGACGCGGTGCGCGCGGCGCTGGCCGGGATCACCGTGGCGAACAGCCCCGGCGACCCGGCACCCGACGCGGGCTGGGGCGCCCAGGACCTCACCGCGGCCGAACGGCTCTACGGCTGGAACACGCTCGAAGTGCTCGCCATCGGCGCTGCCGACATCGACCACCCGGTCAACGCGATCCCCGGCCGCGCCCGTGCCGCGCTGCAGCTGCGGTACGTCTCCGGCACCGACGTCAGCGACGCGCGGCGTGTGCTGACTGAGCACCTCGCCGCCCACGGTTACCCGATGGTCGAGGTCCGCATCACCGGCGACTTTCCCGCCAGCCGCACGGAAATCGACGCACCGTGGCCGCGCTGGGCGGCCGGCGTGCTCGAGGAGGTCACCGGCGGGCCGGTCGCCGTGCTGCCCAACATCGGCGGCTCGCTGCCGAACTTCGTGTTCACCGAAATACTGGGCATTCCCGCGTTGTGGGTGCCGCACTCCTATCCCGGCTGCCTCCAGCACGCGCCCGACGAGCACCTGCTCGCGCCGATCGCGCGCGAGGGCCTGGTGCTGGCGACCGCCCTCTTCCACGCCGTCGGAAGGGCACCGCGATGA
- a CDS encoding LysR family transcriptional regulator: MQLLPVGLTYFAEVARAGSVTEAARALTVAPSAISRQIAKLEADLGVPLFARHPRGMTLTDAGARLLAHARRTEAESAALVGELRQGDGSEARRVVVACSEGFGRRIVPRAMAAFRREHPGVTFQLDIVPREEATRRVVDGIADVAVTYTMGPQHDVRVECAVVTEVVAVVPGGHELAGRERIGLAELCAHPLALASSRTSQRELFDLGARMEGLEVAPVLVCDGLAPLYEFVRGGGGIALVGDLGDLDRGTTGDGVAYVRLDHPVFRQREAQVQTMLGRRLPSSAMQFTGLLVSLLREAAR; encoded by the coding sequence ATGCAGCTGCTGCCGGTGGGCCTGACGTACTTCGCCGAGGTCGCCCGCGCGGGCTCGGTCACCGAGGCCGCCAGGGCGCTGACCGTGGCGCCGTCCGCGATCAGCAGGCAGATCGCGAAGCTGGAGGCCGACCTCGGTGTGCCGCTGTTCGCGAGGCATCCGCGTGGCATGACGCTGACCGACGCGGGCGCGCGGCTGCTCGCCCACGCGCGCCGCACCGAGGCCGAGTCCGCCGCGCTCGTCGGCGAACTGCGCCAGGGCGACGGCTCCGAGGCTCGCCGCGTGGTGGTGGCGTGCTCGGAGGGTTTCGGCAGGCGGATCGTGCCGCGCGCGATGGCCGCCTTCCGCCGCGAGCACCCCGGCGTCACCTTCCAGCTCGACATCGTGCCCAGGGAGGAGGCGACCCGCCGGGTGGTGGACGGCATCGCCGACGTCGCGGTCACCTACACGATGGGCCCGCAGCACGACGTCCGCGTGGAGTGCGCGGTCGTCACCGAGGTGGTCGCGGTTGTCCCTGGTGGACACGAGCTGGCCGGGCGGGAGCGGATCGGGCTGGCGGAGCTGTGCGCGCACCCGCTGGCGCTGGCGTCGTCGCGGACCAGCCAGCGCGAACTGTTCGACCTGGGCGCGCGCATGGAAGGGCTCGAAGTGGCGCCGGTGCTCGTCTGCGACGGGCTGGCGCCGCTGTACGAGTTCGTCCGCGGCGGCGGTGGCATCGCGCTCGTCGGTGATCTGGGCGACCTGGACCGCGGCACCACCGGCGACGGCGTGGCCTACGTGCGGCTCGACCACCCCGTGTTCCGGCAGCGCGAGGCGCAGGTGCAGACCATGCTGGGCAGGCGCCTGCCGTCCTCGGCCATGCAGTTCACCGGCCTGCTGGTTTCCCTGCTCCGGGAAGCGGCCCGCTAG
- a CDS encoding FAD-dependent oxidoreductase gives MSEEKPYEVVVAGAGPVGLSAALFLAERGVRVLVVDKRDPLTGPPRAGASVRTLELFRSIGLGARVDELAWNGPAPLRSVVKDSAAGAVRHRAGPPARYAERLETCSPIDIRRTLTQYEVQLLALDRLRQLDADVRFGAEVVDVSSDADAVRARVVESGRTREVTGHYLVGADGARSRVRAACGIDVPDRRVAARLNTAFFRADLGRLLPESATHACFVRNEHVHCTLFAKSAAGDHWSSHLMDQPGELTPEQTLHLLRAAIGDDTVPIELISCNAWEAAIGIASAFRHGRVFLAGDAAHVQSSAGGLGMNTGIQDGHNLAWKLAAVLNGHADEALLDSYEPERRAAAEASLALSFRLHRGYQDGQDTNELYARLAADYLRGMMFHHYESGAVVTDDAGAPDVLDDRAVPGRRLPHRWLDGGTRSTLDLVGSGWALLTGEGWQATPIDGVRVVAVPGAVFPDLADGALLVRPDGFVAWRAAGLPVDPAATVRGVLRTLHWRPARGGAVRTGGLPAPG, from the coding sequence ATGAGCGAAGAGAAGCCCTACGAGGTGGTGGTGGCCGGCGCCGGGCCGGTGGGCCTGTCGGCCGCGTTGTTCCTGGCCGAGCGCGGGGTGCGGGTGCTGGTGGTGGACAAGCGGGACCCGCTGACCGGCCCGCCGCGGGCCGGGGCCAGCGTCCGCACGCTCGAACTGTTCCGCTCGATCGGGCTCGGCGCGCGGGTGGACGAGCTGGCGTGGAACGGCCCGGCGCCGCTGCGGTCGGTGGTCAAGGACAGCGCGGCCGGGGCGGTCCGGCATCGCGCGGGACCACCGGCGCGGTACGCGGAACGGCTGGAGACGTGCAGCCCGATCGACATCCGGCGGACGCTGACGCAGTACGAGGTGCAGTTGCTGGCGCTGGACCGGCTGCGGCAGCTCGATGCGGACGTCCGGTTCGGTGCCGAGGTGGTGGACGTCTCCAGCGACGCGGACGCCGTGCGCGCCCGAGTGGTCGAGTCCGGCCGCACCCGGGAAGTGACGGGCCACTACCTGGTCGGAGCGGACGGCGCCCGGAGCCGGGTGCGGGCCGCGTGCGGTATCGACGTGCCCGACCGGCGGGTCGCCGCCCGGCTCAACACCGCGTTCTTCCGCGCGGACCTCGGCCGTCTGCTGCCGGAGTCGGCGACGCACGCCTGCTTCGTCCGCAACGAGCACGTCCACTGCACCCTGTTCGCCAAGAGCGCGGCGGGTGACCACTGGTCGTCGCACCTGATGGACCAGCCGGGTGAGCTGACCCCGGAGCAGACCCTGCACCTGCTGCGCGCGGCGATCGGTGACGACACCGTGCCGATCGAGCTGATCTCGTGCAACGCCTGGGAAGCGGCCATCGGCATCGCCTCGGCGTTCCGCCACGGGCGGGTCTTCCTGGCGGGCGACGCCGCGCACGTGCAGAGTTCGGCCGGTGGGCTCGGCATGAACACCGGCATCCAGGACGGGCACAACCTCGCGTGGAAGCTCGCGGCCGTCCTCAATGGACACGCGGACGAGGCGCTGCTGGACAGTTACGAGCCCGAACGCCGTGCTGCCGCCGAGGCGTCGCTGGCGCTGTCCTTCCGCTTGCACCGCGGTTACCAGGACGGGCAGGACACCAACGAGTTGTACGCCCGGCTCGCCGCCGATTACCTGCGCGGCATGATGTTCCACCACTACGAGTCGGGTGCCGTGGTTACCGACGACGCGGGCGCGCCGGATGTGCTCGACGACCGCGCGGTGCCCGGCCGCCGTCTGCCGCACCGGTGGCTGGACGGCGGCACGCGGTCCACGCTCGATCTGGTGGGTTCCGGCTGGGCTCTGCTGACCGGTGAGGGTTGGCAGGCGACCCCGATCGATGGTGTGCGCGTGGTCGCGGTGCCCGGGGCGGTGTTCCCCGACCTGGCCGACGGCGCCCTCCTGGTGCGGCCCGACGGGTTCGTCGCCTGGCGCGCGGCCGGGCTGCCCGTCGACCCGGCCGCCACCGTGCGCGGAGTGCTGCGGACCCTGCACTGGCGGCCTGCGCGCGGCGGCGCTGTACGAACGGGAGGGCTACCGGCACCGGGGTAG
- a CDS encoding DUF2303 family protein — translation MPDDTTDQTAAVVADLQRRADEATPPQPFDLTPEKSVVVRTLRNDERIDTTDLERMLDQPRRPRGTALLTEPSDFAAYVNRLHTASTTVWADQDHSQVTATFNDHSNGYTAGWRDHEAVLKLKRDEDWKAWIRRDNSLMSQEDFAEHLEDRAHTIVNPDTATMLEIALTFQTRRNASFSRGSRLDSGDVQLSWSEETKAKAGASGRLEVPAEFTIAVAPFVGLPATEVTARLRWRIREGQLGIGYRLDRPDLVERQAFADVRQMLAGALEAPVLLGSAPVLHHLEH, via the coding sequence GTGCCCGACGACACCACCGATCAGACCGCCGCCGTGGTCGCAGACCTCCAGCGCCGTGCCGACGAGGCCACGCCGCCGCAGCCGTTCGACCTGACACCGGAGAAGTCCGTGGTCGTGCGGACGCTGCGCAACGACGAGCGGATCGACACCACCGACCTCGAACGCATGCTGGACCAGCCCCGCAGGCCGCGAGGCACCGCGCTGCTCACCGAGCCGAGCGACTTCGCCGCGTACGTCAACCGGCTGCACACGGCCTCGACCACGGTGTGGGCCGACCAGGACCACTCGCAGGTGACCGCCACCTTCAACGACCACTCCAACGGCTACACCGCCGGATGGCGTGACCACGAAGCCGTCCTCAAGCTCAAGCGGGACGAGGACTGGAAGGCGTGGATTCGGCGGGACAACTCGCTGATGTCGCAGGAGGACTTCGCCGAGCACCTGGAGGACCGGGCGCACACGATCGTCAACCCGGACACCGCGACGATGCTCGAAATCGCGCTGACCTTCCAGACCCGGCGGAACGCCTCGTTCTCCCGAGGCTCCCGGCTTGACTCCGGCGACGTGCAGCTCTCGTGGAGCGAGGAGACCAAGGCCAAGGCCGGGGCGAGTGGCCGGCTGGAGGTTCCCGCGGAATTCACGATCGCGGTCGCCCCGTTCGTCGGCCTCCCCGCGACCGAGGTCACCGCCCGGCTGCGCTGGCGCATCCGCGAAGGCCAGCTCGGCATCGGATACCGGCTCGACCGACCGGATCTCGTCGAACGCCAAGCGTTCGCCGACGTCCGGCAGATGCTCGCGGGCGCGCTCGAAGCACCCGTGCTGCTCGGGTCTGCGCCCGTGCTGCACCACCTCGAACACTGA
- a CDS encoding helix-turn-helix domain-containing protein: MTEAAEIVGCSRQNINNLINSGKLPAGNAGTTLVLAEDTVRRYAAGERFSFPTVLVIDGLDEATDGWVEQFRKAVPPDYEMPERFAPSDLGVAAGEPYRVELLDNQGRTLAVKTVDAEAVN, translated from the coding sequence GTGACCGAGGCGGCCGAGATCGTGGGCTGCTCGCGCCAGAACATCAACAATCTGATCAACAGCGGCAAGCTGCCCGCTGGGAACGCAGGTACCACCCTGGTGCTGGCCGAGGACACTGTGCGCCGCTACGCGGCAGGCGAGCGGTTCAGCTTCCCGACGGTCCTCGTGATCGATGGCCTCGATGAGGCGACAGACGGTTGGGTGGAGCAGTTCCGGAAGGCGGTCCCGCCCGACTACGAGATGCCGGAGCGGTTCGCCCCGTCGGACCTTGGAGTCGCAGCCGGCGAGCCGTACCGAGTGGAACTGCTCGACAACCAGGGCAGGACCCTCGCGGTGAAGACCGTGGACGCCGAGGCGGTGAACTGA
- a CDS encoding helix-turn-helix domain-containing protein codes for MAFRAGISPVRLSQVLNGASPVIPLQQAAKLEDVLGVPHGTFFVVDDPAASPELIGPYLARGDATDEDEEDDGASGAA; via the coding sequence GTGGCGTTCCGTGCGGGCATCTCGCCGGTTCGGCTGAGCCAGGTGTTGAACGGGGCATCGCCGGTGATTCCGCTCCAGCAGGCGGCAAAGCTGGAAGACGTTCTCGGCGTGCCGCACGGCACCTTCTTCGTGGTCGACGACCCGGCCGCGAGCCCGGAGCTGATCGGCCCCTACCTCGCGCGCGGCGACGCCACCGACGAAGACGAAGAGGACGACGGCGCGTCGGGTGCGGCATGA
- a CDS encoding recombinase RecT: MRTLIERQKPEIARALHGTALNPERFTRVALTVIKQNNDLMRCRPESLLGALMTSAQLGLEPGPLGEAYLVPYGDQVTFIPGYRGLIKLAWNSGQLRNISARVVHEADEFEYSYGLHPDLVHRPARGDRGGITDVYAAATLVDGGAEFEVLDVGSVESIRGRSRAGKKGPWVTDWEAMARKTAVRQLAKWLPMATVMNRAIAAEGTVRTDLDAEALDDVASDFDGEVIDAEPAEDTSEPQPSADEIPPEEPATP; encoded by the coding sequence TTGCGGACGCTCATCGAACGGCAGAAGCCGGAGATCGCCCGCGCTTTGCACGGCACCGCGTTGAATCCCGAGCGGTTCACGCGGGTCGCGTTGACCGTGATCAAGCAGAACAACGACCTGATGCGGTGTCGCCCCGAATCGCTCCTCGGCGCGCTCATGACCTCCGCGCAGCTCGGGCTCGAACCCGGCCCGCTGGGCGAGGCGTACTTGGTTCCGTACGGGGACCAGGTGACGTTCATCCCCGGCTACCGGGGCTTGATCAAGCTCGCGTGGAACAGCGGCCAGCTCCGCAACATCTCCGCTCGGGTCGTCCACGAGGCCGACGAGTTCGAGTACTCGTACGGGCTGCATCCCGACCTGGTGCACCGGCCCGCGCGAGGAGACCGCGGTGGCATCACTGATGTCTACGCCGCCGCCACCCTCGTTGACGGCGGGGCCGAGTTCGAGGTGCTCGACGTCGGCAGCGTCGAATCGATCCGAGGTCGCTCCCGCGCGGGCAAGAAGGGGCCGTGGGTCACCGACTGGGAGGCGATGGCCCGCAAGACAGCCGTTCGCCAGCTCGCGAAGTGGCTGCCGATGGCCACGGTCATGAACCGCGCGATCGCGGCCGAGGGCACGGTCCGCACCGATCTCGACGCCGAGGCCCTGGACGACGTCGCCTCCGATTTCGACGGGGAGGTGATCGACGCCGAGCCCGCCGAGGACACCAGCGAACCGCAGCCGTCCGCCGACGAGATCCCGCCCGAGGAGCCCGCCACCCCATGA
- a CDS encoding MFS transporter → MTTTAPTSTRRAIAAATIGNALEWFDLAVYALMASYIGRTFFPEGDPGVQLVQAYAVFGVTYLIRPLGGLVIGAYADRHGRKKALMLTIWLMVAGTLLLAVLPGYDTLGILAPLAVVVARLLQGFAAGGEFGAATSFLVEQNEGRKGFLGSFQFASQGLSTLMAAGFAAVLTAVLSDEAMTAWGWRVPFVFGLLIGPVGYYIRRYVDESPALRDEEPVPSPILSVFRHHWGGLLIAGGSLVVSTALNFILQYLPTFGVEELGLDDSLSFVALFVTGVILTFGTPVVGLLADRFGRLVLMVPAAVLIGVGVVPLFAWVTAAPSFLTLTAVMTILGLLKAVYFGALPSVMADAFPVRARATGLSFSYNTAVGIFGGFTPTIATALIASTGSQLAPGYYLLAVSFVSIAALAAGYRTRGIR, encoded by the coding sequence ATGACCACCACCGCACCCACCTCCACGCGGCGCGCCATCGCCGCCGCCACCATCGGGAACGCGCTCGAATGGTTCGACCTCGCGGTGTACGCGCTGATGGCGAGCTACATCGGCCGGACCTTCTTCCCCGAAGGCGATCCCGGCGTCCAGCTGGTGCAGGCGTACGCCGTGTTCGGCGTGACCTACCTGATCCGGCCGCTCGGCGGGCTGGTGATCGGCGCCTACGCCGACCGGCACGGGCGCAAGAAGGCGCTGATGCTGACCATCTGGCTGATGGTGGCGGGCACCTTGCTGCTCGCCGTGCTGCCGGGGTACGACACGCTCGGCATTCTCGCCCCGCTGGCGGTCGTGGTGGCGCGCCTGCTGCAGGGCTTCGCGGCCGGTGGTGAGTTCGGCGCGGCGACCTCGTTCCTGGTCGAGCAGAACGAGGGCCGCAAGGGCTTTCTCGGCAGTTTCCAGTTCGCCAGCCAGGGGCTCTCGACGCTGATGGCGGCCGGGTTCGCGGCCGTGCTGACCGCGGTGCTCTCCGACGAGGCGATGACCGCGTGGGGCTGGCGGGTGCCGTTCGTGTTCGGCCTGCTGATCGGGCCGGTCGGGTACTACATCCGCCGTTATGTCGACGAATCGCCCGCGCTGCGTGACGAGGAGCCGGTGCCGTCGCCGATCCTGTCGGTGTTCCGGCACCACTGGGGCGGACTGCTCATCGCGGGCGGCTCGCTGGTGGTGTCCACCGCGCTGAACTTCATCCTCCAGTACCTGCCCACCTTCGGCGTCGAGGAACTCGGCCTCGACGACTCACTGTCGTTCGTGGCGCTCTTCGTCACCGGCGTGATCCTGACCTTCGGCACGCCGGTGGTCGGGCTGCTGGCCGACCGGTTCGGCAGGCTCGTGCTGATGGTGCCGGCGGCGGTGCTGATCGGGGTCGGCGTGGTGCCGTTGTTCGCGTGGGTCACCGCGGCGCCTTCGTTCCTCACGCTCACCGCGGTCATGACCATCCTGGGGCTGCTCAAGGCGGTGTACTTCGGCGCGCTGCCGTCGGTGATGGCGGACGCTTTCCCGGTGAGGGCGCGCGCGACCGGGCTGTCGTTCAGCTACAACACCGCCGTCGGCATCTTCGGCGGCTTCACCCCGACGATCGCCACGGCGCTCATCGCGAGCACCGGTTCGCAGCTCGCGCCGGGTTACTACCTGCTCGCGGTGTCGTTCGTCAGCATCGCGGCGCTGGCGGCCGGGTACCGCACTCGCGGCATCCGCTGA
- a CDS encoding nuclear transport factor 2 family protein, with translation MNTENTRATVAEFLRRLSDGDPDRIAELFADHVDWALDWPTDGHPAVPWIRARSTRAEVADHFRALNEFHVPDRRGAVVPEVLADGRDAVVLGEIRQTVRATGRPYTARCALRLTVENGLITRYHVYEDSLSVARAFSQ, from the coding sequence ATGAACACTGAAAACACCCGCGCGACGGTGGCGGAATTCCTCCGCCGCCTGTCCGACGGGGACCCGGACCGGATAGCCGAACTGTTCGCCGATCACGTGGACTGGGCGCTCGACTGGCCCACCGATGGCCATCCAGCCGTGCCGTGGATCCGCGCCCGGTCCACCCGCGCCGAGGTCGCCGACCACTTCCGCGCGCTCAACGAATTCCACGTGCCGGACCGGCGCGGCGCCGTGGTGCCGGAAGTGCTCGCCGACGGCCGGGATGCCGTGGTGCTCGGCGAAATCCGGCAAACCGTGCGAGCCACCGGGCGCCCCTACACCGCCCGGTGCGCACTGCGACTGACCGTCGAAAATGGACTGATCACCCGGTACCACGTCTACGAGGACAGCCTCAGCGTCGCGCGGGCCTTCAGCCAGTGA
- a CDS encoding YqaJ viral recombinase family protein, with protein sequence MTAGKLDAPVVLPAGASQDDWEFARTFGLGGSDVAAAAGLNPWKTPFQLWLEKTRRVEAEFDEVATERMYWGHVLEPVLLREWDNRHPEYVLTGGEGVYGNRDHTWMLGNVDGLAWEYSGELAGIVEAKTGGHRAVAEWAEDDVPVHYVCQVQWYMHLLGAPRTFVVALLDTNTYLERIIDRDDELIADLVDAATEFWGHVQRDEPPPADASEITRRALARWPAVSGETVELDPLWHKHLARRHELSEQIKALESERTGIDNRLRAEMGQAEEARLDGEKVATHRAPAKPSRSVDHEAFAVERPDLYALYVTERPAGRRLTYAITTARRDQQ encoded by the coding sequence GTGACGGCCGGGAAGCTGGACGCCCCGGTCGTGCTTCCAGCCGGGGCGAGCCAGGACGACTGGGAGTTCGCGCGCACCTTCGGCCTTGGCGGCTCCGACGTTGCCGCCGCTGCCGGGCTGAACCCGTGGAAGACGCCGTTCCAGCTCTGGTTGGAGAAGACCCGGCGGGTCGAAGCCGAGTTCGACGAAGTCGCCACCGAGCGCATGTACTGGGGCCACGTGCTCGAACCGGTGCTGCTGCGCGAATGGGACAACCGGCACCCCGAGTACGTGCTGACCGGGGGCGAGGGCGTCTACGGCAACCGCGACCACACGTGGATGCTCGGCAACGTCGACGGGCTGGCGTGGGAGTACTCCGGCGAGCTGGCCGGGATCGTCGAGGCGAAGACCGGCGGACATCGGGCCGTCGCCGAATGGGCCGAGGACGACGTTCCGGTCCACTACGTCTGCCAGGTCCAGTGGTACATGCACCTGCTCGGCGCACCCCGGACCTTCGTCGTCGCGCTGCTCGACACGAACACCTACCTCGAACGGATCATCGACCGCGACGACGAGCTGATCGCCGACCTCGTGGACGCCGCGACCGAGTTCTGGGGTCACGTACAGCGGGACGAACCGCCCCCGGCTGACGCCTCCGAGATCACCCGCCGAGCGCTGGCGCGCTGGCCTGCGGTGTCAGGCGAGACAGTCGAGCTGGACCCGTTGTGGCACAAGCATCTTGCGCGCCGCCACGAGCTGAGCGAACAGATCAAAGCGCTGGAGTCCGAGCGCACCGGCATCGACAACCGGTTGCGCGCGGAGATGGGCCAGGCCGAGGAAGCCCGGCTCGACGGGGAGAAGGTCGCGACTCATCGGGCTCCGGCGAAGCCTTCGCGGTCCGTCGACCACGAGGCGTTCGCCGTCGAGCGCCCGGACCTGTACGCGCTCTACGTCACCGAGCGGCCAGCGGGCCGACGCCTGACCTACGCCATCACCACAGCCAGGAGGGATCAGCAGTAA
- a CDS encoding MerR family transcriptional regulator — MHYTISEVARHFGLAVSALRYYDEIGLLAPAGRRGTVRTYGRGELRRLALVQLLHHDGLMSLADTATALSADQAGPRTVIEDAIGVMREQVERLQAAQRVLEHLLTCPRDDPVRDCPVLAEQLEQTVEHALAGASGPLPGAGKPAGR, encoded by the coding sequence GTGCACTACACGATCAGCGAAGTGGCGCGGCATTTCGGCCTCGCGGTGTCCGCGTTGCGTTACTACGACGAGATCGGCCTGCTGGCCCCGGCGGGCAGGCGCGGCACGGTCCGCACCTACGGACGCGGCGAGCTGCGACGGCTCGCCCTGGTCCAGCTCCTCCACCACGACGGCCTGATGAGCCTGGCGGACACGGCCACCGCGCTGTCCGCGGACCAGGCCGGGCCCAGGACCGTCATCGAGGACGCCATCGGCGTGATGCGGGAGCAGGTCGAGCGCCTCCAGGCCGCGCAGCGCGTGCTCGAGCACCTGCTCACCTGCCCGCGTGACGATCCGGTGCGGGACTGCCCCGTGCTGGCCGAACAGCTCGAGCAGACCGTCGAGCACGCATTGGCCGGGGCTAGCGGGCCGCTTCCCGGAGCAGGGAAACCAGCAGGCCGGTGA